One region of Sus scrofa isolate TJ Tabasco breed Duroc chromosome 3, Sscrofa11.1, whole genome shotgun sequence genomic DNA includes:
- the PRSS22 gene encoding brain-specific serine protease 4 isoform X1, which produces MEIPETHPAPRGRCLWILTALLLLAAPAVPDAAKTTGPPACGKPQQLNRIVGGEDSMDAEWPWVVSIQKNGTHHCAGSLLTSHWVVTAAHCFKGSLNKLAQFSVLLGAWQLGNPGPRSQEVGIARVQPHPVYSWKEGSRADIALVHLERSIQFSERVLPICLPDSSVRLPPGTDCWIAGWGSIHDGVPLPRPQTLQKLKVPIIDSGICSRLYWRGTGEGAVTEDMLCAGYLEGQRDACLGDSGGPLMCQVEGTWLLAGVISWGEGCAERNRPGVYISLAAHRSWVQRIVQGVQLGGHAQGSRPAGRRGRASGVRRAPGAGRDHRGQGAARRPRGASSL; this is translated from the exons ATGGAGATTCCCGAGACCCACCCCGCCCCGAGGGGGCGCTGCCTCTGGATCTTAACTGCCCTACTGCTTCTGGCCGCTCCAG CCGTCCCGGACGCTGCCAAGACAACTG gccCCCCAGCCTGTGGGAAGCCCCAGCAGCTGAACCGCATCGTGGGCGGCGAGGACAGCATGGATGCTGAGTGGCCCTGGGTCGTGAGCATCCAGAAGAACGGCACCCACCACTGCGCAGGCTCTTTGCTCACCAGCCACTGGGTGGTCACAGCTGCCCACTGCTTCAAAGG caGTCTGAACAAACTAGCCCAGTTCTCTGTGCTGCTTGGGGCCTGGCAACTGGGGAACCCAGGCCCGAGGTCTCAGGAGGTGGGTATTGCCCGGGTGCAGCCCCACCCCGTGTACTCCTGGAAGGAGGGCTCCCGTGCCGACATCGCCTTGGTGCACCTGGAGCGCTCCATCCAGTTCTCGGAACGTGTCCTGCCCATCTGCCTGCCCGATTCCTCCGTCCGGCTCCCTCCGGGCACTGACTGCTGGATTGCCGGCTGGGGGAGCATCCATGATGGAG TGCCCCTGCCCCGACCCCAGACCCTCCAGAAGCTGAAGGTTCCCATCATTGACTCCGGAATCTGCAGCCGCCTGTACTGGCGGGGCACCGGGGAGGGGGCCGTCACGGAGGACATGCTGTGTGCCGGCTACCTGGAGGGGCAGCGCGATGCCTGCCTG GGCGACTCCGGGGGCCCCCTGATGTGCCAAGTCGAGGGCACCTGGCTGCTGGCCGGCGTCATCAGCTGGGGCGAGGGCTGTGCGGAGCGCAACCGGCCTGGCGTCTACATCAGCCTGGCCGCCCACCGCTCCTGGGTGCAGAGGATCGTGCAAGGGGTGCAGCTCGGCGGGCACGCGCAGGGCAGTAGGCCCGCAGGGCGCCGGGGACGAGCTTCCGGGGTGCGGCGCGCTCCCGGGGCGGGCAGGGACCATCGGGGTCAGGGAGCTGCCAGGAGACCGCGCGGCGCTTCCTCCTTGTGA
- the PRSS22 gene encoding brain-specific serine protease 4 isoform X2, producing the protein MEIPETHPAPRGRCLWILTALLLLAAPAVPDAAKTTGPPACGKPQQLNRIVGGEDSMDAEWPWVVSIQKNGTHHCAGSLLTSHWVVTAAHCFKGLNKLAQFSVLLGAWQLGNPGPRSQEVGIARVQPHPVYSWKEGSRADIALVHLERSIQFSERVLPICLPDSSVRLPPGTDCWIAGWGSIHDGVPLPRPQTLQKLKVPIIDSGICSRLYWRGTGEGAVTEDMLCAGYLEGQRDACLGDSGGPLMCQVEGTWLLAGVISWGEGCAERNRPGVYISLAAHRSWVQRIVQGVQLGGHAQGSRPAGRRGRASGVRRAPGAGRDHRGQGAARRPRGASSL; encoded by the exons ATGGAGATTCCCGAGACCCACCCCGCCCCGAGGGGGCGCTGCCTCTGGATCTTAACTGCCCTACTGCTTCTGGCCGCTCCAG CCGTCCCGGACGCTGCCAAGACAACTG gccCCCCAGCCTGTGGGAAGCCCCAGCAGCTGAACCGCATCGTGGGCGGCGAGGACAGCATGGATGCTGAGTGGCCCTGGGTCGTGAGCATCCAGAAGAACGGCACCCACCACTGCGCAGGCTCTTTGCTCACCAGCCACTGGGTGGTCACAGCTGCCCACTGCTTCAAAGG TCTGAACAAACTAGCCCAGTTCTCTGTGCTGCTTGGGGCCTGGCAACTGGGGAACCCAGGCCCGAGGTCTCAGGAGGTGGGTATTGCCCGGGTGCAGCCCCACCCCGTGTACTCCTGGAAGGAGGGCTCCCGTGCCGACATCGCCTTGGTGCACCTGGAGCGCTCCATCCAGTTCTCGGAACGTGTCCTGCCCATCTGCCTGCCCGATTCCTCCGTCCGGCTCCCTCCGGGCACTGACTGCTGGATTGCCGGCTGGGGGAGCATCCATGATGGAG TGCCCCTGCCCCGACCCCAGACCCTCCAGAAGCTGAAGGTTCCCATCATTGACTCCGGAATCTGCAGCCGCCTGTACTGGCGGGGCACCGGGGAGGGGGCCGTCACGGAGGACATGCTGTGTGCCGGCTACCTGGAGGGGCAGCGCGATGCCTGCCTG GGCGACTCCGGGGGCCCCCTGATGTGCCAAGTCGAGGGCACCTGGCTGCTGGCCGGCGTCATCAGCTGGGGCGAGGGCTGTGCGGAGCGCAACCGGCCTGGCGTCTACATCAGCCTGGCCGCCCACCGCTCCTGGGTGCAGAGGATCGTGCAAGGGGTGCAGCTCGGCGGGCACGCGCAGGGCAGTAGGCCCGCAGGGCGCCGGGGACGAGCTTCCGGGGTGCGGCGCGCTCCCGGGGCGGGCAGGGACCATCGGGGTCAGGGAGCTGCCAGGAGACCGCGCGGCGCTTCCTCCTTGTGA